The following nucleotide sequence is from Malania oleifera isolate guangnan ecotype guangnan chromosome 4, ASM2987363v1, whole genome shotgun sequence.
CTCTCTCCGACGGCCGTTGCCGCTTCGACTCCACCGACACCGCCCTCCAAGTCGACTGCACCGCCCACTCTCTCCTCTACGACATCCACACCAACACCTTTCGCCCCTTAATGGTTCAAACCGACGTCTGGTGCTCCTCCGGCGCTGTCCTCCCCGACGGAACCCTCATCCAAACAGGCGGTTACAACGACGGCGACCACGTGGTGCGCACCTTCACCCCCTGCGACGACGACAACTGTGATTGGCTCGAGTTCCCTAATTACTTATCCGAACGTAGATGGTACGCCACTAACCAAATCCTCACGGACGGTCGCGTCATCATCGCCGGCGGCAGAAGGCAATACAACTACGAATTCTACCCGCGAAACCTCGACGACGTGGAAAACACTCATTCGcttaattttttgaaagaaacCAGAGATCAAGAGGAGAACAACTTGTATCCGTTCCTGCACCTTCTGCCGGACGGAAATTTGTTCATCTTCGCCAACACGCGATCGATCTCTCTCGATTACAATCGAAACCGCGTGGTGAGAGAGTTCCCTTCGATCGCCGGAGGCAATCCTCGGAACTATCCGAGCTCGGGCTCGTCCGTTCTGCTTCCGTTGGACGAAACTGAAGGCGGCGCCGTCGATGCCGAGGTTATGGTCTGTGGCGGCGCGCCGCGCGGCGCGTTCTCGCGGGCAGCGCAGGGAAGCTTCGTGCGCGCGAGTTCAACCTGCGGGCGTTTGAAGGTTAACGAAGAAAATCCCAAGTGGGCGATGGAGAAAATGCCGATGGCGCGGGTGATGGGCGACATGCTGCTGCTCCCAACCGGCGACGTGATTATAATCAACGGCGCGGAGTCAGGAACCGCCGGGTGGGAGGACGGGAGGGACCCGGTGACTAGACCGGTGGTTTACCGGCCTTCGAGGGAGGTGAACCGGCGATTCTCGGTCATGGACCCGTCGTCGAGGCCGAGAATGTACCATTCGTCGGCGGTGTTGCTGACGGACGGCCGCGTTCTGGTCGGCGGCAGCAACCCGCACAAGTACTACAACTTCACCGGCGTGGACTACCCGACGGACCTCAGCCTGGAGGCGTATTCGCCGCCGTACTTGTCGCCGGAGTACACGTCGGTGCAGCCTAGAATTCTGTCGGCGAGTGACGTTTTGGGGTATCAGGAGTCATTCTCCATCACATTTGCAGTGTCGGAGTACTTCTCGTCGAGCTTTGTATCGGTGACGATGGTTGCGCCATCGTTCACCACGCATTCGTTTGGGATGAATCAGAGAATGGTGGTGCTGAAGGTGGAGGGGGTGCAGCCGGTGGCGTCTGATACGTATACGTTGTCGGTAGTTGGACCGTCCAAGGCGGAGATCGCCCCGCCGGGTTACTATATGTTGTTCGTGGTGCATGCTGATATACCAAGCTATGGGAAGTGGGTGAAAATCCAGAAATAGTAAGATTTCTGAGCACCCGTTTTTCCAAAGATTATAAAACCAAAATGTTGtatcactttatttttattttcattttcaagatAAAAAAGAATCGTCAagtttttttaatatgtatattattgAAAGCTGGGAGTTGAATCACTTGTTTAGAACATATTTTGTAATGAAAATTATAGCCATTATCTCCAGACTACTTCGGGTTATATGTATCGTAGGAGTATATGGAGCATACACAAAATTGGAGTGAATCCTACATCTAGACCACAAGTTTGAAGAAAAATTAGATCCTCTAGGAAGACCAACATGGTCCTCCACGTATAATTTGATGGAACGTTTTCATTTTATGGAAAGACCTTAtgtgatgttgatcctcccaaagacctatttttttttccctctctctccccATGTTTCATTAATTTATTATGTTGAAAGGCTTAATGCATGGTTTGTGTTAGTGAagaggaagggggggggggggggggtggttatATGGGTGTGATGTTCAAAACATAATGACTCAAAAATAAACCTTCTCCTTCCAAAAAAAATCAACCTtaagtagaataattaattatttaataatataaaaacataaaaattagcCACACAATCATAAaaagaacaccaagatttacgtgaaAAACCTTTCGGTGTGAAGGGAAAAATCACGGGATCGAAGTCTACTTCCAATCTTTTACTATTTCAAAATAGTAGGTTACATTAGGTTTTCTTTAGTTAAAAGTAGAGAAATACACTAACGACAGTCATCAATAATCACAAATTTTTAACATAGAAAATCATATAAGCCATCGCCATCAAGGTGGAATCAAACTTGAATGATAAATGGAGAGGTCTCACCCAAAACAGGGGCTTCTGTCCAAGCCAAGAAACAAGTGGGCTATTCCTTTGCAAAATTGTGTTTAAGAGATGTTACATCCCAAAGGCCAGCTACAAAACTCTAAATGACAATCAGACCAACCAGAATAAAGAAGGATGAGTTACGagcaacttttcaaaattttaactcATCGGATAAGAAATCATCATCTGATTGTCAAGATCAAAATGACTGTGTAGGAACCTTCAATCTTGAAATTTCAACAAACTATTTTATTCTCTCCCTCACTCTTTTCTTGGTTGTCCCAAGGATACACAAagcttccctttttttttttttttgtagcaaTAGATTCCCAAAATAACTATTTTTGTTTCTCCAAAGATGACCCACCATCTTCCAAAGAAAGCAACAACCAACTAATTAATGAACCACTCCATTCCAAGACAACAAGTGGGATACCCACTAAGCACAAAGGCCTTCACTTCCACTTGGACATGGATTCCACTCGGGCATTGACCAAGACTTCCAAGAGAATCATTTTATACATGTAGGCCATCCTATACATAGAAGGGAAACCTAACTAATTTCTCCTTTCTGACTATGTGGAGGAGTTCACCATACTAGCAATCATGCAGCACATTCTATGTTTTTCCCTTAATAGGAATTTTGTCATTATGTCAAAACCATTGTCATTGATCAGTATGAATCTTTCCAATTTCTAACAAGTTAGAATCCAGTGCATCAATAATCCAATGATATTTCACATCAATATGTGTTTATGAGAATGAAAAGTGTGATTCTTAGAAAGATGAATCATACTCACTATCACAATACAACACAAACCTCTCTTGCTTAAACCCAAGCTCCTGTAAGAATCACAACACTTCCTTACAAGCTTTAGTGACTGCAATAAACTCAGCTTCAGTAGTAGAAATAGTAACAAGTTTTTGTATTTTGATTGCCAAGCCACAACTCCCCCTATGAAAGTAATCAAGTACCTCGATGTAGACTTTCTAGTATCAACATCTCAAGCCATGTCTGCATTTATATAACCAGCCAATAAAGGTTTTTCACTCCTAAAGCAAACACAAAGGAGAAAGTACCTCGGAGATACCCTATGTAACAATCTGTTTATTTTaccataaaatttttttttccataataatatcccATATAATAATCCcaacaaatcataatcaacctagactCATGGGTATCAGGGATAAACCTGAAATACAACACAAATACCTAAAcagtaggaaacgtaaaatcatatacatatcaaattatccatccaacacaatactagagtttactacattcgtcatatgaatacacacaacccaaaataaccaaaaagagTCTTTgggtcgccacccaaaaatccGTCTGTCCCtagcaaaatacttacccttcaaataggaTAGATTAGCTGAATCCTCGCGTTGTGGAGCTCTATCTACTATTTTAtctagggctcctaaaatgtttatatagttggggtgagacacctctcagtaagggaaataaacaaatatcagtgtgtgacaatataagtatttttgtgttatacatataacagtacaaaaactatacttgataaaactatctgtatcatatctggaaaaacatatcttatcctaacatgatataacatactgaatttctatacatgtaaatcatctcatataactgtacacaTCCTAGGTGGATAGCTAACttgtgtcatgtcttaccctcacatgaatgggttgtgcaacccgaaggcgggacctagtaatggctggccgaccacgttAGATCAACATAAGATTGTAAATACGATgagtctgcccctcctggtccggacaccagagggacACTTGGCTACTGTTGACCCTATTAGTCAcatcccgattttgataatgacaaatattcttggtATTTAATATTTTCTGTAAAGattcgaaaaattaaaatgattgaaataaaaataaaataaaatagataaaataacaaataaataaataaaaggaatgacgtgggaaaaagaaagaaaattttttttaaaaatatatataaaaaaatttaattaagataaattaaataattaaataactagttgttaaattaaatattattgcattggatttaaaaaaaactaattaaaataagttatatatatatatatatatataagtaagttaatatatatatatatatatatataagtataagttAATGTTtaataaatctatatatatatataaaaggtaaaCTTCCTGAAGCTTTTGCTTCAGGAAGAAGATTTGTAGAAGAGACTCACGCACCCCTCCCCCCCTGAGATTTCTTCTGTGCGCCGCGGCCGTCTCTATCTCCGTCTCTCTCTGCCTCTCAATTTCTTTGCGGATCGGAAAacgaaaggtgccgttggattcctaactctgccatcgacatttctactagagcagatttgtcgtgagaatggcttaggcactactcttgggaaatgtaattttttttcattttcccgATTTCTCTataaatatgctgttaaatcgacgatcgagtaccaccacgtggtcctagtcacgattgtcgtcattttggcgtacataatttttcaattgaggttttttaagtcccactccaaagcgaaagtgagattttggaaatttggaaaaatggttatatttgcgggtattattatttatttaggaattatggccctaggaaatatttaaatagtatttatttaggattaatttaatggaactagggtttttgattgagggactgggtgagcaccgcaggtatttttcggagtccctattggcgtagttcaagaaattaggtaagaggaaaaatatatattaaatcaaaatttttataaatttaatggaaatataaattatgttatatatacgtgtatatgttttcatatgagtttaaaatttcaaccatttaaattatgtttttttgagTTTATGGCTGTTTATtggatatgtatatgcgaaaatgaattgatgaaagtggaaaaatattttcaagataattatgtaagaaatgaaaggtatatttttggaatataaatgttaaatgtaggttgacttattttataagaaatatatgtgtatgaattttactgttaaattgtgtggcatgagtaaaatagaattttttgtggaattatgttatatatacgagatgcaagatatacagaaaatgaaatgagtatgaaaatgatatatgaaatatgctgtaTGTGAGTAttaatacaatcatggaaacaaccactgtaacgccccaacccttaAACTAGGGTCCAGTGCGTTATACtggataaaatccttgataatccatagctaacataacatacgcagcggaaaacataaataaaatctctatataatacaataccaaagtttactaatttctatctataatccaaagtatccatccaacacctgcattcccatatatacatacatctccaaaagcatttcaatattttcacaaccatcctATTCTTAAcaggattaaaacataaaaacttaaaacataaatatttacattcccccaaagtgttttgaaaatataccctttctctttaagtccctcaaaatgctaaataccctcgagctccctaagctcgacctcgaggatgtcctgaaaaaaaaaataatcatattcgggtgagacacatctcagtaaggaaagaaatatacatattaaaacagcgtgtgaccaacatgagatagatagatatcatttttatttcatttgcaaatcatcatataatattgaaatcgttttctaaacctaaacaatcacatgcaaatatttaatccacgagattacccaaggataggggtgattacccgcccatacaagtagcacccctctgctctgataatTAAATAACCCTatggtcacaattaaaacatatcagagcactcaccttattcaataagccctcaagtgataaattaatctcgtactcacactgttcaacaatagcttaccggcaaagaccctaaggatagggaaatctacccgcctatacaagtaggttccctctgccctagtacgttatgcagttactgccacatctgtagctactagtgcactcaccttactcagcaagccctcaggcgaagagtatgcctcgcccaatcataacatgttttacgtacatacatactttattatcataatacatcgttatgttctgtcattatacattcatgcacattcattcctgttcataacttaactttacatttcgtttcactttaagtgactctttcccatttacatcatttacctttgtcatttcatttcattgccatttcatcgtcatttcattgcataacgtttcatttcattacttcctactacagttggtctttagccatcatcagttagtctacgtagaaacgtgctaaatctgctaacacagctcctcttacctgtcatcagttagtctacacagaagtgtgctagatctgctaacatgactctctttcagctgtcttacatttacatggttgcatttaacatacacatgcaacattgtccatatcatattttattctcattgttttacttacttagcttgcatctcatatatttaacatataatttgcacagattctcatgccacacaatttagcagcaaaattcatacatatttttcataaaataagtcaacccacatttaacatttacatgctcaaaacacacttcatttcttacacaATTCCTtaaaaaattcctttcactttcgtttgtttactttcacacatacataactatatcgacaatcctaggctcagaaaacataaatttcatggctggcattttaaacccacataaaaatatatatacataaataacacatgttcatttttaattcatgaaaaacctgatttaatatataaatttctcccttacctgaattctcgaactacaccgacagggactccagaaaaatatttgcagtgctcacccggatcctgaataaaaattctagttccatgtaattaatcccgaataaaatattattttaatattttttaagcccataaattttgaataaataaatatatccttaaatataaccaaattaccaaatttcccgaattaattaattcatttccccaaaatactacccatctagccttccctaggctccacacacctcaaattaacatttaaattaatatttaacactcgcacttaattttataaattatgcttgcggggcccaaaattacacctgcggcgcttacccgagccctgattcaaaaacgctaatttcatttaaattatttctaaataacatactatttaaatattttctagggtcataatttttaatttacagCTATACCTGcatatttaactaatttgccaaaattttcaaatctcactctcgct
It contains:
- the LOC131153929 gene encoding aldehyde oxidase GLOX, which translates into the protein MHMQLLRNDKVVMFDRTDFGPSNLPLSDGRCRFDSTDTALQVDCTAHSLLYDIHTNTFRPLMVQTDVWCSSGAVLPDGTLIQTGGYNDGDHVVRTFTPCDDDNCDWLEFPNYLSERRWYATNQILTDGRVIIAGGRRQYNYEFYPRNLDDVENTHSLNFLKETRDQEENNLYPFLHLLPDGNLFIFANTRSISLDYNRNRVVREFPSIAGGNPRNYPSSGSSVLLPLDETEGGAVDAEVMVCGGAPRGAFSRAAQGSFVRASSTCGRLKVNEENPKWAMEKMPMARVMGDMLLLPTGDVIIINGAESGTAGWEDGRDPVTRPVVYRPSREVNRRFSVMDPSSRPRMYHSSAVLLTDGRVLVGGSNPHKYYNFTGVDYPTDLSLEAYSPPYLSPEYTSVQPRILSASDVLGYQESFSITFAVSEYFSSSFVSVTMVAPSFTTHSFGMNQRMVVLKVEGVQPVASDTYTLSVVGPSKAEIAPPGYYMLFVVHADIPSYGKWVKIQK